The following coding sequences are from one Musa acuminata AAA Group cultivar baxijiao chromosome BXJ2-4, Cavendish_Baxijiao_AAA, whole genome shotgun sequence window:
- the LOC103981744 gene encoding uncharacterized protein LOC103981744: MGNCLPSLAHEPRRRKSKNRPHGAVAPLHHRADEPEKGGQPQAEDDGNKVGARVKVVMTKEAAAVLLSMLAGSNGRKVESMLRELKEEKGRSFSSAKPASGGDLWRPTLESIPEN, encoded by the coding sequence ATGGGCAACTGCTTGCCGAGCTTGGCTCATGAGCCCAGGAGACGTAAGAGCAAGAACAGACCTCACGGTGCCGTGGCTCCACTACACCACCGTGCGGATGAACCTGAGAAAGGAGGTCAGCCACAAGCAGAGGACGACGGCAACAAGGTCGGTGCGAGGGTGAAGGTGGTGATGACGAAGGAGGCGGCGGCCGTGCTGCTATCCATGCTCGCCGGCAGCAATGGGAGAAAGGTGGAAAGCATGCTGCGGGAACTGAAAGAAGAGAAAGGCCGCAGCTTCAGCTCGGCAAAGCCTGCGTCTGGCGGGGACCTTTGGAGACCCACTCTCGAGAGCATACCGGAGAATTAA